A DNA window from Streptomyces parvus contains the following coding sequences:
- a CDS encoding DUF1330 domain-containing protein gives MPAYGFAHLRERRHHPEILEYPGRIQATLDPYCGRFIVHGPPAEVLEGTWHGSMVLIEFPDLAVARAWYRSPAYQEIKHLRADHIEGDLLLIDGVGPAYDPRRRAAALRAGETSSADDTDLGPAH, from the coding sequence ATGCCCGCCTACGGCTTCGCGCATCTGCGCGAGCGGCGTCACCACCCCGAGATCCTGGAGTACCCGGGACGCATCCAGGCCACCCTTGACCCGTACTGCGGCCGCTTCATCGTCCACGGGCCACCCGCCGAGGTACTCGAAGGGACCTGGCACGGCAGCATGGTCCTGATTGAATTCCCCGACCTGGCCGTCGCACGCGCCTGGTACCGATCGCCCGCATACCAGGAGATCAAGCACCTGCGGGCCGATCACATCGAGGGGGATCTGCTGCTGATCGACGGCGTCGGACCGGCATACGACCCGCGCCGAAGGGCAGCGGCCCTTCGGGCAGGCGAAACATCATCCGCCGACGACACCGATCTCGGCCCGGCTCACTAG